In one Bartonella grahamii subsp. shimonis genomic region, the following are encoded:
- a CDS encoding phage holin family protein — protein sequence MHKFITPLLNHLVGGGLKSTVKQIRLQAIFCGVIGISFFMSLLFLCIICFIALCSVMKPLAAASIMFLIWLSLAGLGLIISRILKAYQRYDQQKKTEEQHHKLMKDATVSSLAALSRHLPFAKLSVPILGLATYFLWKKDKKDRFSE from the coding sequence ATGCATAAGTTTATCACTCCTCTTTTAAACCATCTTGTTGGTGGAGGGCTTAAAAGCACTGTCAAGCAAATACGCCTTCAAGCAATTTTTTGTGGGGTTATTGGCATTTCATTCTTCATGTCTTTGCTTTTTTTATGTATCATCTGTTTTATTGCGTTATGTTCTGTTATGAAGCCTCTTGCCGCCGCCAGTATTATGTTTTTAATTTGGCTTTCTCTTGCAGGATTAGGTCTTATTATCAGTCGAATTCTCAAGGCTTATCAACGCTATGATCAACAAAAAAAGACAGAAGAACAACACCACAAACTGATGAAAGATGCGACTGTTTCCAGCCTTGCTGCTCTTAGTCGACATCTCCCTTTTGCCAAATTGAGTGTTCCCATTCTCGGGCTTGCAACTTATTTTCTGTGGAAAAAAGATAAAAAAGACCGCTTTTCAGAATAA
- a CDS encoding disulfide bond formation protein B — protein sequence MACVLSSHPLLHKHLHLEPSRKEQSLWAFFLAFCLSATIGLALCFEYFGGYLPCDLCLIERFPYYGAIPFLLLAGFGAWFSRISAWIQLLFLCVFVLMCISLVLAIYHVGIEYGFWAAPLSCGLSAVRKTSDINQLLNQLNNIHPPSCSEASMRFLFLSFAGWNVVASLFFTLMSLYITSKGILSVHKKP from the coding sequence ATGGCATGCGTTTTGTCTTCTCACCCACTTTTACACAAGCACCTTCATCTTGAACCCAGCAGAAAAGAACAAAGTTTATGGGCTTTTTTTCTCGCTTTTTGCTTGTCCGCCACAATAGGTCTTGCCCTTTGTTTTGAATATTTTGGAGGGTATCTTCCTTGCGATTTATGTCTCATAGAGCGTTTTCCCTATTATGGTGCCATACCATTTTTGCTCTTAGCAGGTTTTGGGGCATGGTTTTCCCGCATATCTGCTTGGATACAACTTTTATTTTTGTGTGTTTTTGTCTTAATGTGCATCAGCCTTGTTTTAGCCATTTATCATGTAGGTATTGAATATGGCTTTTGGGCAGCCCCCCTCAGTTGTGGTTTAAGTGCCGTGAGAAAAACCTCAGACATTAACCAACTGCTAAACCAATTAAACAACATTCATCCCCCTTCTTGTTCTGAAGCATCCATGCGCTTTCTTTTTCTTTCATTTGCCGGTTGGAATGTCGTTGCAAGCCTATTTTTCACACTTATGAGCCTCTATATTACTTCAAAAGGCATTCTTTCAGTTCATAAAAAACCATAA
- a CDS encoding MotA/TolQ/ExbB proton channel family protein has protein sequence MESETIPLADMSAVSIAHDFSPFSMFMAADWVVKAVIILLLLASLMSWTIAFVKIIEITVAKRRVRHELQLVLNAQTLTRLAASLKESKGAGVFFLKEVLKEVYLSTQQVHFVAPEGINESSGEKNRARESAQTIEDILFYEESNQYEDVSRDVRDVKARDIHEGLKERVHSLLSRCLLAATRRVACGSAVLATIGAIAPFVGLFATVWGIMNSFIGIAQSQTTRLDVVAPGIAEALFATAIGLFVAIPAVVIYNSLMRALNGYRSDLGDIAAALERLLSRELDKQRQQKSHKK, from the coding sequence ATGGAATCTGAAACAATACCTTTAGCTGATATGTCTGCTGTATCGATAGCGCATGATTTTTCTCCTTTTTCTATGTTTATGGCTGCTGATTGGGTGGTGAAAGCCGTTATCATTCTTTTGTTACTTGCCTCTCTTATGTCTTGGACAATTGCTTTTGTGAAAATTATTGAGATCACTGTGGCAAAACGAAGAGTGCGTCATGAACTTCAATTGGTTCTTAATGCTCAGACTCTTACGCGTTTGGCAGCTAGCTTGAAAGAAAGCAAAGGGGCTGGTGTGTTTTTTCTCAAAGAAGTCCTTAAAGAGGTGTATCTTTCCACACAACAGGTTCATTTTGTTGCTCCTGAAGGGATAAACGAAAGCTCTGGTGAAAAAAACAGAGCAAGGGAAAGTGCACAAACGATTGAAGATATTCTCTTTTATGAGGAGAGCAATCAATATGAAGATGTTTCCCGCGATGTTCGCGATGTTAAGGCTCGCGATATTCATGAAGGTTTAAAAGAAAGGGTTCATTCACTTTTGTCGCGCTGCTTGTTGGCTGCTACACGCCGTGTTGCATGTGGAAGCGCTGTTCTTGCAACCATTGGTGCAATTGCCCCTTTTGTTGGTCTTTTTGCAACTGTTTGGGGAATTATGAATTCTTTTATTGGGATTGCTCAGTCTCAAACAACGCGGCTTGATGTGGTCGCTCCTGGGATTGCTGAAGCCTTATTCGCAACGGCTATTGGGCTTTTTGTAGCTATTCCCGCTGTTGTTATATATAATAGCCTTATGCGTGCTTTGAATGGTTATCGCAGTGATTTAGGCGATATCGCTGCTGCTCTTGAAAGGCTCTTGAGCCGTGAACTTGATAAACAAAGACAACAGAAAAGTCATAAAAAATGA
- a CDS encoding tyrosine-type recombinase/integrase yields MIRKTRTRDRLSALSVKNLPKGKYADGAGLWLIKTAQNQGRWVFRFDFNKKRREMGLGSCSIVSLKEARLKATACRDLLNQGIDPIRKRKNEKLRRVVDSISLREIVLSAFEAKKSELKNEGTAARWLTPLTLHVFPKLGDIAITELTQIDIKECLSPIWKTKNETASKALSRLNIAIKHAAARGIDVDMQLVPKAKALLGKFIQNVQNIPAMPWKEVPEFYQSLDDNIVSNLALKLLILTGVRSMPIRHIRLEEINQSIWIIPKENMKGIVGKVFDFRVPLTEEAIAIIEKAKRIEKNGFLFVGNSGKPISDMTLSKFMKDRGIAYRPHGFRSSLRDWIAETTSTPFEIAEFTLSHSVGNSVTKAYMRTDFLEQRRILLDQWSSFVTGR; encoded by the coding sequence GTGATTAGGAAAACAAGAACACGTGATAGATTATCCGCCTTATCTGTCAAAAATTTACCTAAAGGTAAATATGCGGATGGAGCTGGGCTATGGCTTATTAAGACAGCACAGAATCAAGGACGTTGGGTTTTTCGATTTGATTTCAATAAAAAACGTCGTGAAATGGGATTAGGCTCTTGTAGCATTGTATCTTTGAAAGAAGCAAGGCTTAAGGCTACAGCTTGCCGTGATCTTTTAAACCAAGGTATTGACCCGATTCGTAAAAGGAAAAATGAAAAATTACGGCGGGTGGTTGATAGTATTTCTTTAAGAGAAATTGTTTTAAGCGCTTTTGAAGCCAAGAAAAGTGAATTGAAGAATGAAGGAACAGCCGCAAGGTGGTTAACACCTCTTACATTGCATGTTTTTCCTAAGCTTGGAGATATAGCAATTACTGAATTGACGCAGATTGATATAAAAGAGTGCTTATCTCCTATTTGGAAAACCAAAAACGAAACAGCAAGCAAGGCTTTATCGCGTTTGAATATTGCTATAAAACATGCCGCAGCACGTGGCATAGATGTGGATATGCAATTGGTACCAAAAGCAAAAGCTTTATTGGGAAAATTTATTCAAAATGTTCAAAATATTCCGGCTATGCCATGGAAAGAAGTTCCGGAATTTTATCAATCCTTAGATGATAATATTGTATCAAATTTAGCCTTAAAGCTTTTAATTTTAACGGGGGTTCGTTCAATGCCCATTAGGCATATACGGTTGGAGGAGATTAATCAATCAATATGGATAATTCCAAAAGAAAATATGAAGGGGATAGTTGGAAAGGTTTTTGATTTTCGTGTACCGCTTACAGAAGAAGCGATTGCTATCATTGAAAAAGCAAAAAGAATCGAAAAAAATGGATTTTTGTTTGTTGGAAATTCTGGAAAGCCTATATCTGATATGACGCTTTCTAAATTTATGAAAGATAGAGGGATTGCTTATCGACCTCACGGATTCAGATCTAGTCTTCGTGATTGGATAGCAGAGACAACATCAACACCATTTGAAATCGCGGAATTTACTTTGTCTCATTCAGTGGGGAATTCAGTCACAAAAGCCTATATGAGAACTGACTTTTTAGAACAGCGTCGTATTCTTTTAGATCAGTGGTCATCTTTTGTGACTGGGCGTTGA
- a CDS encoding DUF1376 domain-containing protein: MSIKLPWTRLFSSQWIVDVSGMSIVEKGLYMTLVLYMYEERRPIIEDAPKLARWAGCSVRVLKNTLDILLRDEKIIRLEDGRLWSLRVEEELNNSNENLNKFSERAQKAAQAKWAKHHNAKTISDDQDAKHDANGMLNDAKHDANDALSNANSNAQAMLNDAKHDANSNACAMLNDAINNNINNNNIYKKTKTIVLAKKEIDFEDLETIDLVDEPTEVYAVESQSEQIETLETNQPPIHEQENVPKKAKRAQANRGCRLPADFEPDCDFAIAEGLPPERVKVEIAKFRDFWKARAGKDARKTDWQATWRNWVRKAIEDLQKGKNYGKPSTETTEQQRGWSYRVAQHMSNIKNSDSVYKFLFEDDNRTTIPLENGAKTIDCRSGENYLISP, encoded by the coding sequence ATGTCCATTAAATTACCATGGACGAGGCTTTTTTCTTCACAATGGATTGTTGATGTTAGTGGCATGAGTATAGTGGAAAAAGGTCTTTATATGACACTTGTCTTATATATGTATGAAGAGCGCCGCCCTATTATTGAAGATGCTCCCAAATTAGCACGGTGGGCAGGTTGTTCAGTGAGAGTTCTAAAAAATACATTAGACATCCTATTACGTGATGAGAAGATCATACGTTTAGAAGATGGTCGTTTGTGGAGTTTAAGAGTTGAAGAAGAACTCAATAACTCAAACGAAAATTTAAACAAGTTTTCAGAGAGGGCACAGAAAGCAGCGCAAGCAAAATGGGCAAAACATCATAACGCAAAAACAATCAGTGATGATCAAGATGCTAAGCATGATGCTAACGGTATGCTTAATGATGCTAAGCATGATGCTAATGATGCTCTAAGCAATGCTAATAGCAATGCACAAGCAATGCTTAATGATGCTAAGCATGATGCTAATAGCAATGCTTGTGCAATGCTTAATGATGCTATTAACAATAACATTAACAATAACAATATATATAAAAAAACTAAAACTATCGTTTTAGCAAAAAAAGAAATTGATTTTGAAGATTTAGAAACAATCGATTTGGTTGACGAGCCAACAGAGGTTTATGCTGTTGAGAGCCAATCAGAGCAAATCGAAACGTTAGAAACAAACCAACCTCCCATTCACGAGCAAGAGAACGTTCCCAAAAAAGCAAAACGAGCGCAAGCTAATCGCGGTTGTCGCTTGCCTGCGGATTTTGAACCCGATTGCGATTTTGCCATTGCAGAGGGCTTGCCTCCAGAGCGTGTGAAAGTCGAAATTGCAAAATTTAGAGATTTTTGGAAAGCTAGAGCAGGCAAGGATGCACGCAAAACGGATTGGCAAGCAACATGGCGCAACTGGGTACGCAAGGCAATTGAAGATTTACAGAAAGGAAAAAACTATGGAAAGCCAAGCACTGAAACAACAGAACAGCAGCGTGGATGGAGTTATCGCGTTGCACAGCACATGTCCAATATCAAAAATTCAGATAGTGTGTACAAATTTCTATTCGAGGATGACAACCGAACCACCATTCCATTGGAAAACGGGGCAAAAACCATTGATTGCAGAAGCGGAGAGAATTACCTCATTAGTCCATGA
- the bet gene encoding phage recombination protein Bet yields the protein MTHSPLTVMAQKYGFSHDEFRKTIIKTCISHNCTDEEFAAFISVANTYGLNPLTKEIYALPKKGGGIIPVVSIDGWIKIIKSNPKFDGMTFQDQLDKDGNLIAIKCAIRLKDIKDPIEVTEYLKECKQENSKPWKDFPARMLRHKATIQCARYAFGFSGIYEEDEAARINETNHNSQKQLVSQDILIKIRELIEQTQADEMKLLSFAQVENLTEMSCETAQEILGLLEIKARQQKERIQQSLPPQEQNDLSTQDAEYIHIQDVEYAPTPQEQRTAV from the coding sequence ATGACACATTCCCCCCTAACCGTTATGGCGCAAAAATATGGATTTTCTCATGACGAATTTCGAAAAACAATTATCAAAACATGTATCAGTCATAATTGTACTGATGAAGAATTTGCTGCATTTATCTCTGTTGCCAATACTTATGGACTTAACCCTTTAACAAAAGAAATCTATGCACTCCCTAAAAAAGGCGGCGGCATCATACCCGTTGTTTCTATCGACGGTTGGATAAAGATCATAAAGTCTAATCCCAAATTTGATGGCATGACCTTTCAAGATCAATTGGATAAGGATGGTAATCTCATTGCAATTAAATGTGCTATACGTCTCAAAGACATTAAAGACCCCATAGAGGTCACGGAATATTTAAAAGAATGCAAGCAAGAAAACAGCAAGCCTTGGAAAGATTTTCCAGCCCGTATGTTGCGTCACAAAGCCACTATACAATGTGCACGCTATGCTTTCGGATTTTCCGGTATTTATGAAGAAGATGAAGCAGCTCGTATCAATGAAACAAACCATAACAGTCAAAAACAATTGGTTTCTCAAGATATACTGATAAAAATCAGAGAATTAATCGAACAAACACAAGCCGATGAAATGAAGCTTCTCTCTTTTGCGCAGGTAGAAAATCTAACAGAGATGTCTTGTGAAACAGCACAAGAGATTTTAGGGCTTTTAGAAATAAAAGCAAGACAACAAAAAGAAAGAATACAACAATCCTTACCACCACAAGAGCAAAACGATCTCTCCACTCAAGATGCCGAATATATTCACATTCAAGATGTTGAATATGCACCAACACCACAAGAACAAAGAACGGCGGTGTAA
- a CDS encoding lambda-exonuclease family protein yields the protein MEQRTAEWFQARLGKVTASNVYSVISKTAKGLPTSKYEDYKIKLITERLTGETSPHYETEDMRWGVEHEEDALREYGFIYDTEVTRCGFIQHPTMEMAGASPDGLIGEDGLIEVKCPRSVTHMRFCIGDEIKPEYLAQIQFQMACTKRQWCDFVSYDPRFVGESSHLRMKIKRIHRDEKQIEQINKAVEAFLAEIEREIKQLSTKAA from the coding sequence ATGGAACAAAGAACAGCAGAATGGTTTCAAGCCCGCTTGGGAAAAGTCACCGCATCTAATGTTTACAGCGTAATCAGTAAGACAGCTAAAGGATTGCCTACAAGCAAATATGAAGATTACAAAATAAAACTTATTACAGAACGCTTAACAGGCGAAACCAGCCCCCATTATGAAACTGAAGATATGCGTTGGGGCGTTGAACATGAAGAAGATGCCTTGAGAGAATATGGCTTCATTTATGACACAGAAGTCACAAGATGCGGGTTTATCCAACACCCCACAATGGAAATGGCGGGGGCTAGCCCTGATGGGCTTATTGGAGAAGACGGTTTAATCGAAGTCAAATGCCCGAGATCAGTAACACATATGCGCTTTTGTATAGGTGACGAAATCAAGCCTGAATATCTCGCACAAATACAATTCCAAATGGCTTGTACAAAGCGTCAATGGTGTGATTTCGTAAGCTATGACCCACGTTTTGTGGGGGAATCATCTCACTTGCGCATGAAAATCAAACGCATCCACCGTGATGAGAAACAAATTGAACAGATTAATAAAGCTGTTGAAGCCTTTTTAGCAGAAATAGAACGAGAGATAAAACAACTCTCAACAAAAGCTGCTTAA
- a CDS encoding YqaA family protein, whose translation MILNKLKLWTISLANRRTAPHWLGFIAFIESSVFPIPIDVLYIPMLLIHQKRVYRYAFLATICSVLGGIAGWFIGHFAYDTLAKPILELYGKVESFESLKNNATLQFLIVLLITSGFLHLPPIKIVTILAGVMSVRLELFILICIFSRGARFYLLAWLIKHFGQKAMNFLVQHFKWIILIGCVSLPLIYGIFIAFLNKKLL comes from the coding sequence ATGATATTAAACAAATTAAAGCTTTGGACGATTTCTTTAGCAAATCGGCGTACAGCACCACACTGGCTTGGTTTCATTGCCTTTATTGAAAGTTCTGTTTTTCCAATTCCCATAGATGTTTTATATATTCCGATGCTGCTTATCCATCAAAAGCGAGTTTATCGCTATGCTTTTCTTGCAACTATCTGTTCTGTTTTGGGAGGAATTGCCGGTTGGTTTATCGGACATTTTGCCTATGATACCCTTGCCAAACCTATTTTAGAACTTTACGGTAAGGTTGAAAGTTTTGAATCTCTGAAAAATAATGCAACTCTGCAATTTCTAATTGTTTTACTGATAACATCGGGTTTTTTACATCTTCCCCCCATCAAAATTGTCACAATTTTGGCCGGTGTCATGAGTGTACGTCTTGAACTTTTCATTCTTATTTGTATTTTTTCCCGAGGCGCTCGTTTTTATCTTCTCGCGTGGCTTATTAAACATTTTGGACAAAAAGCAATGAATTTTTTAGTACAGCATTTCAAATGGATTATTCTTATTGGTTGTGTTAGTCTCCCTTTAATTTATGGGATTTTCATAGCTTTTTTAAACAAAAAGCTTTTATAA
- a CDS encoding VIT1/CCC1 transporter family protein has protein sequence MLNLFFSFVQHKALFFRSAQKRILQALKVKEQHAALYLKYAKALEPYSPKEAAVFTAMGLQELENYKQLLCLSCHNRANTIGSLCDRTSLVKNKSRPPSQKTTAANHTIKKPSKTQRQTLLTWIQPGLAGLMDGSVSTLAPIFAAAFATGDTHQTFLIGLSASIGAGLSMGFTEAAHDDGKLSGRGSPLKRGLASGIMTTLGGLGHTLPYLINSFYVATIIAFIIVFFELGAIVWIQNKFMSTPFWRASLQVIIGGALVFATGILIGSI, from the coding sequence ATGTTGAATTTGTTTTTTTCATTTGTACAACATAAAGCTTTGTTCTTTCGTTCAGCACAAAAGAGGATACTTCAAGCACTCAAAGTAAAAGAGCAACATGCAGCACTCTATTTAAAATATGCAAAAGCTCTAGAACCTTATTCCCCTAAGGAAGCCGCGGTTTTTACCGCCATGGGGCTTCAAGAGCTTGAAAATTATAAGCAACTTTTGTGTCTTTCTTGCCATAATCGTGCAAACACTATCGGTTCACTATGTGACCGCACTTCTCTTGTAAAAAACAAAAGCCGCCCTCCCTCCCAAAAAACAACAGCTGCCAATCACACCATAAAAAAACCTTCGAAAACGCAAAGACAAACACTTTTGACTTGGATTCAACCAGGTCTTGCAGGATTAATGGATGGCTCTGTCTCCACCCTTGCCCCCATTTTTGCAGCAGCTTTTGCCACGGGAGATACGCATCAAACTTTTTTGATAGGGCTCTCTGCTTCAATTGGTGCGGGACTTTCGATGGGTTTCACAGAAGCAGCCCATGATGATGGCAAATTATCAGGGCGTGGTTCGCCATTAAAAAGAGGTCTTGCCAGCGGCATTATGACAACATTAGGAGGATTAGGCCATACTCTTCCCTATTTGATCAACTCTTTTTATGTAGCGACAATTATTGCCTTTATCATTGTTTTTTTCGAACTAGGCGCCATCGTTTGGATCCAGAACAAATTCATGTCAACTCCCTTTTGGCGCGCCTCTTTACAGGTCATCATTGGTGGTGCTCTGGTTTTTGCCACGGGTATTCTTATCGGTAGTATCTAA
- a CDS encoding DUF883 C-terminal domain-containing protein, which translates to MAQNKTTQHDKTAVEKDLQGQLEKLRNEISGITSTLTDLGANKFNAAKDKAEKLYHSAKESSEDMMSQAKHKISDLEQTMNQCVRKNPGKSVLFAAGVGFILSQLLRR; encoded by the coding sequence ATGGCCCAGAATAAAACAACACAGCACGATAAAACAGCCGTAGAAAAAGACCTACAAGGACAATTAGAAAAGTTACGCAATGAAATTTCAGGGATTACCTCAACCCTGACAGATCTTGGTGCAAACAAATTTAACGCCGCCAAAGACAAAGCGGAAAAATTATATCACTCAGCGAAAGAAAGTAGTGAAGACATGATGTCTCAAGCAAAACACAAAATCAGTGATCTTGAACAAACCATGAATCAATGCGTTCGCAAAAATCCTGGCAAAAGCGTTTTGTTTGCCGCAGGGGTTGGTTTTATTCTTTCTCAATTACTGCGTCGTTAA
- a CDS encoding biopolymer transporter ExbD has translation MKASLNNDWDTDESGLQSEINVTPFIDVVLVLLIVFMVAAPLATSVIPVQLPSITQAPSVVQSDEPLYVTLQKDRSLYIGGHFVEQAALREALLRETTQNLETKILIKADSEIDYGTVIDLLNQIRMAGYHKIGLVGLQNSANLASRSVINNKTTGVTSAAVEGAGGRAGGNIVGHGDAVTPSTAVNANISGAVSDQ, from the coding sequence ATGAAAGCAAGCCTTAATAATGATTGGGATACAGACGAGAGTGGGTTGCAAAGCGAAATCAATGTGACCCCTTTTATTGATGTTGTGTTGGTGTTGCTTATTGTTTTTATGGTTGCTGCACCTTTGGCAACATCTGTCATTCCTGTTCAGCTTCCTTCTATAACTCAAGCACCTTCAGTGGTTCAGTCTGATGAACCTCTTTATGTTACTTTGCAAAAAGATCGTTCTCTTTACATTGGTGGTCATTTTGTAGAACAAGCAGCTTTGAGAGAAGCTTTGTTGAGGGAAACTACGCAAAATTTAGAGACAAAAATTTTAATCAAAGCGGATAGCGAAATTGATTATGGTACTGTCATCGATCTATTAAATCAAATACGCATGGCTGGATATCATAAAATCGGTCTTGTAGGATTGCAAAACTCTGCCAATCTTGCTTCAAGAAGTGTGATCAATAATAAAACCACAGGGGTAACGTCTGCTGCTGTTGAGGGAGCGGGTGGTCGTGCGGGTGGTAACATTGTGGGGCATGGGGATGCCGTAACACCAAGCACTGCGGTAAACGCTAATATTTCGGGAGCTGTCTCTGACCAGTGA